The DNA segment CCTCGAATACTACTTAGTGGTAAAGGCTATAGGGCTTATTGTTGGCAAAAGGAAAAGAGCCGGGCGAGAATTTTCGCAAAAGATAAAGCAAAGAGGCCATCAAACCTTCAAAAACTTCGCGCCGATATACCATCCAACCCCCGTCAACCAATTTTAATTGCCGGATTATTCCGTGGTAGAAGACAAAGTCGGTAACGCCTTCCGCCGAAAGGCTTAAATTTAATAATGTGATAATTAATATCATGATACTAAAATTTATCAACCGTGAGTTCGAGCTGAACGTCCTTGAAGAACTGTACACCCAGGACAGGGCACACCTCGTGCTCATCTACGGGAGGAGAAGGATCGGAAAGACCGAGCTTGTGAAGCAGTTCACAAAAAATAAACCCAGCTTCTACTTTCTGGCAAGAAAAGAACCGATGGAGCTTGAGATTGAGAGACTGGTCACAGGTTTCAACAGGAAGTTCAACGTTTTTATCGAGGCCAGGAATCTGGAAGAGTTCTTCGAGGAAGTTAGAAACTTCGGAAGGCTCGTCTTTGTAATCGATGAGTTCCCCTACTGGGTGGAGGAGGATAAATCAATTCCCTCGCTCTTCCAGTACATCTGGGACGAGATTCTCAGGGACTCCAGGATAATGCTTATCCTTCTCGGCTCGTCGATAGCCACTATGGAGAGCCTCATGAGCTATAAAAACCCTCTCTACGGGAGGAGGACGGCCCAGATAAAGCTATCGAGCCTCGGCTTTTTCCACCTGGGGGAGGCATTTCCCCGCTACTCATGGGAGGAGCTTGTGGAGGTTTACGGCACCATAGACGGCATCCCCGCTTACCTCCGGTACTTCGACGACTCGCTGAGCGTCGAGGAGAACATCCAGCGGAATTTTTACAGCAAGGTGAGTGTACTCTACGAAGACGCCGAGAGGCTCCTGAAGGACGAGCTGAGGGAACCCGTGACCTACCTGAACATCCTGAGGGCGATAAACGAAGGGAAAACGAAGCTGACAGAGATCGCCAACGAGACGAAGGTGGCCGTGACGAACCTGCCGAAGTACCTGAAGACGCTCGAAACCCTTGATCTGGTTTACAGGGAGTTCCCGGTGACGGTGAGGGAGAGAAAGCGCTTTGGAATATACCGCGTGAAGGATTTTTACTACCGCTTCTGGCTCCGCTTCGTTTACCCTTACAGGGATGACATTGAAATTGGGGCCATAGGCTTCGATGACCTCAGAAAAGACTTCAATGTATACCTCGGCGAGGTCTTTGAGGAAATAGCGAAGCAGTTCCTGATAAGGCTGAACGCAAAGGGTGAGCTTCCCTTCAGGTTCACGAAGATAGGCCGGTGGTGGGACAAGAAGGAAGAGATAGACCTCGTCGCCATCAACAGCCTGACGGGTGAGGTTGCGTTTTTTGAGGTCAAGTGGAAGAACATCTCCTATCGGGACGCCCTAAGGGTCCTAAAGAAACTTGAGGAGAAGAGCGAGAAAGTGGGCATCGATGGAAAGGGAAAACGCTACGGGCTGGTTGCAAAGCACTTTCCAGAAAAAGAAGAGCTGAGGGGAGAGGGTTACCTGGCCTTTGATATGGGGGACTTTCCGGGATAACGGATGAGTTGTCAAGGAAACAAGAAAAAGAATATAAAAAGGGCAAAATATTCGCCGTCAGACCTTCAAAAACTTCGCGTTGATGGCCACTATAACGGTGCTCAGGCTCATAAGCAGCGCACCCGCCGCCGGGCTGAGGAGGATTCCGTAGTTGTAGAGCACCCCCGCCGCCAGCGGGATGGCAAAGGTGTTGTAACCAGTTGCCCATGCCAGGTTCTCAATCATCTTCTTGTAGGTCGCCTTTGCCAGGATTATCCCGGTTATGACGTCCCTCGGGTCGTTCTTGACGAGGATTATGTCGGCGCTCTCTATAGCCACGTCGGTTCCCGCTCCAATGGCTATGCCCACATCGGCCTGGATCAAAGCCGGGGCGTCGTTTATGCCATCGCCCACCATCGCCACCGTGTAGCCCTGCTCCTGGAGCTCCTTGACCTTCTCTGACTTCTGGTGCGGCAGAACCTCGGCGAAGAAGCCATCCAGCCTGAGCTCCTCAGCCACCCACTTTGCAACTTTGGCGTTGTCGCCGGTGAGCATGTAGGCCTTTATGCCCATCTCGTGGAGCTTTTCAATGGCCTCCCTTGACTCGGGCCTTATCCTATCTGCCAGGGCCAAAGCACCCACGAGCTCTCCATCAAGAACCAGGAAGACAACGGTCTTACCCTGCTCCAAGACTTTATTGACGCGCTCGTCCTCCCTCCACAGGCCGTTCTCCTTCAGGAATCCCGGGCTTACGACGAGGACTTCCTTTCCGTTGATGACGCCCTGGACACCCTTGCCCGGAAGAACTTTTGATTCAGCTACCTCGTAGACCTCAAGGCCGAGCTCCTTGGCTTTCTCAACTATTCCCTGGGCTATCGGGTGGTTTGAGTGGGACTCAAGTGCCGCCGCATACTTCAGGATCTCCTCTTCACCGAGCTCGTCCAGGGTTATTATGTCGGTTACTTCGAACTTGCCTTCGGTCAGCGTCCCGGTCTTGTCGAAGACGACCACCTGAACGTCCTTCGCTCTTTCAAACGCCTCCCTGTTCCTTATGAGGATTCCCTTCTTGGCCGAGATTGACGTT comes from the Thermococcus thioreducens genome and includes:
- a CDS encoding ATP-binding protein codes for the protein MILKFINREFELNVLEELYTQDRAHLVLIYGRRRIGKTELVKQFTKNKPSFYFLARKEPMELEIERLVTGFNRKFNVFIEARNLEEFFEEVRNFGRLVFVIDEFPYWVEEDKSIPSLFQYIWDEILRDSRIMLILLGSSIATMESLMSYKNPLYGRRTAQIKLSSLGFFHLGEAFPRYSWEELVEVYGTIDGIPAYLRYFDDSLSVEENIQRNFYSKVSVLYEDAERLLKDELREPVTYLNILRAINEGKTKLTEIANETKVAVTNLPKYLKTLETLDLVYREFPVTVRERKRFGIYRVKDFYYRFWLRFVYPYRDDIEIGAIGFDDLRKDFNVYLGEVFEEIAKQFLIRLNAKGELPFRFTKIGRWWDKKEEIDLVAINSLTGEVAFFEVKWKNISYRDALRVLKKLEEKSEKVGIDGKGKRYGLVAKHFPEKEELRGEGYLAFDMGDFPG